GGCGATCCTCGGAAACCCCCGCTATACCGGTCGGCAGGTGTGGAACCGGCTACGCGACCACAACCCATTGATACGGCAGGTGACCTGTTCGCCCGGGCGGACGCCCGCCGCTGGAACGCGACCCAACAGTGGGTGATCTCCACGGCGCCCGCTCACCCGGCGTTGGTCAGTGAGGCAGACTTCGTCGTCGCGCAGCAGGTCAACGCCGTCCCCGGCCCCGACGACTGTCGGACTCGCCGCTACCTGCTCGTGGGGGCTGATTCGCTGCCGGCTGTGTGGACGGATGATGGACTCGCACTGGGTCAACAACCACGCCAGCTACCGATGCCGGCACGGCAACCGCAGCAGCACACCCACCGGGCCTGGCCGCCCCCGCAACGTCTACATCCACGAGGCCAGAGCCATCGCTCGCATCGCTGTCTAGCTGCGGATGCCTCCCAGCAGCCCGCCGGTGGTCGCCGACTACCTACGCGGGCACGATCTCATCGTCACCTGCGCCGCTGGCGGACACATCACCTCGGAGCACGGCCCCGCCGCAGCAGCGCGCCAGACCACATCGATCCCACGACCAGGATCAACCACAGAAACCCTCGCCGCCCGCCCTCACCAAATGTGAAGAGCTTGTGTGGGGGTTAACGTGTCCGAATACCGTAACCCCACACGAAACCAGAATCGGAATTTTCATAATTCCCGGATCGGGGGTGCGGGCGTAGCAGTCAGGGGCCACGGTGGCCGCTACGGCCGCATGGTCAAGTCTCCGGGCACCCACGGCCCGCCTCGACGGTGGTCTGGTCGAGGATCGCCACGGCTGGATCAGCGAGGGTGAGTCCGGACACCATCGGGCAGTGTTCTGGCCCGCGGCGCAGCCTTGCCCAGGTCGAACTGGCCACCGGCCGAGTGGGTCGACTGGTACAACAACCAGCGCGGCCCAGCGAGGCGGTTGGAGTTAGCAGCTGAGGTCTCTGCAGAACCCGGGCGGTTCACTGTCCATCGATCGTTCGGATGACGTTGGATGATGGGACGGCTCGGTAGCGGTGGCCCGGCTGTCGATTCCTGTGCCCGGAGACTGCGTTTCGTGCCCTGAAGACCGTAATCTGGCAGTGCCTGTCACTGATTGCTACTCGGATAGTAGCGAGGAAGTGTTGGTGGGTGCCGCGATGCGCGGTAGGTAGCGGTCGTCGGGAGGTATTGCGTGCCGAACCCGCCACGTCTGTGGTGGCAGGACATCGATCCGGTTGTGTGGCGATGCTTCGGCCAACCCGAGGACCTGGCGCGAGAGCGGAACACGGCGGTGTTGGCGGCGTTGGAGGAGTTGGCGACGCGGGCTCCGATGTCGACGCTGGCCGACATTGGGGCGCAGATGCGTGACGTCGGTTTCCGCGACCAGGTGACCGAATTCGAGCTGCGTACGGTGCTCGACTACCTGACCAGCGCGCATCTCGTCGAACCGTTCCGGGACTACGCGGCGCTCAACGCGGGCCTGGATGCGGTGGTCCGCCGGCAGGAGGCCTGGGCGCTGACCAAGATCGGCCGGGCCGTGGTGGCTGCGGTGCGTACGGCCGTCGTCGACTCGCGGCGGGCGCTGCAGCTGCCGAGCCGTCTTCTCGACAGCGTCGAACGCACGGTCCGTGATCTGATCGAGCACCTTTCTTCCGACGCCGGGCTGCTGCCGACCGACTTGGATGACGTCCGGACGAGGCTGGATGAGATGCAGCGGGTCACCGCCGATTTCTACGCTGCGCTGGCGCAGATGGTGCAGTCCGACGTCACCGACGATCTGCTGTTCGGAGAGAACCGTGATCGCGTCATCGAGGCACTGCGGCAGTTCCCGCGCGAGTACGGGCGAGCGCTACGCCGGGTCGAGGCGGCCCTGACCGACTTGGAGTCGGCCGGGCACCGGCCGCTGGTCGAGACCGCCGCCATGCACGCCGGCCTCCTCGACGCCCGCGATCAGCAAGACTGGATCGACGAGCGGCTGCGTCGGCTGTCCGACCTGGCCGCCTGGTTCGCCCCTCTGGGTTCGGTGCAGCGGCTGATCTCCTCGGCGGCTGGCGCCGTCCACACCCTCCTGGTGGCCATCGATCGGCGCTACACAGCCCTGCGGCGCGGTTCGGACCTGGCCGCCGACTTCCGGGAACTCGCCTACAGCTTGTACGCCCAGCCGGACGACGATGCTGCCCGCCAGGTGTACGCGGCCGCGTTCGGCCAATGGCCAGCCGTGCATGCGGTCGTGGGCACGACCGAAGAGGACGTCGCCCACGCCACCCTGGCAGCCGGTGGGATCAGCCGACACCAGGTGGATGTGATCCTGCGCGAGCACGAACGCGTCGGTCGCTCCAGCGGCCGTCCTCGCAAGGTCCCGGACGCCGGCGCTGCGCGGGCTTCCGCTCTGGAGAAGGCCGCCGCCACTGCGGAGAACCGGCGGCGCTTCACCGCGTTGCTGGCCACCGACGGCGAAGTGCCGCTGAGTCATTTCGCCGGTCTGGAGACACCGGCGTTGGTGATCCTGCTCGGCGCGATCGAAGTAGCGCGCAACGCGATCGATGCCGCTACCGGATACGGCGAAGTCCATGCCGAGGGCGCCAGCGTGGTCGTCCGGGTCCGGTCGGGCCGCCCCGACACCCACCTGCCGGTCCGGTTCGCCGAGGGGACTCTGGTGGCGCCGGAAATCTTGATCACCGTGACCCCGACCGAAGCCGGCCAGGTTCCGCAGGTCGTCATTACGGAGGGCGCCGCATGACCCAGCGGCTTCTCGACCCGGATCTCGCCGACGCGGCACGCCACCTGACCCTCAACTGCCGGATCTCTTCGGCCGAGGATCCGGTTCGCTACCGTGCGGTGCTGCGCGGCCGGCGGGAGATTACCGACTTCTTTCGCACGGAACTGGGGTGGACCCTGCACATTCACGACGTCGGTGGGGTGGTTCGCCTGCACAAGCGCCGTGACGATGTTCCCGGGGATCGCGGACCGCGGCTGCAGCGCCGCAGCGGACGAGGCGAGTTGGCTCCCGCCCAGGTGCTGGTGCTGACCGCGCTGGTCTGTGAACAGCTGTGGCGACGTCCACGGATCAGCCTGCGCGAGCTGCTGCAGTCGGTGGCTCAGGTGTGCGCCGCCGAGGCGGGCACGGGCCGGCTACCGGCTTTCCGGATCGTGGCCACGGACGGGGTCAGCAAGCGTGAAGCACAGGCCGCGCGGGAGAACATCGTTGATGCGATCAAGCTGCTGCAGGCGGACGGGGAGATCAGTGTCGACGCGGATCTGGACCGGGCGGTGACAGACGAGAACGCGGAGGTGTTCATCACCGCTGACCGCGACAGCCTCGCCAACAAGTTCGCCTCACTGTCGCCGACGCTGTTGTCGTTGAGCAGCCGGTCCCCCGATCAGCAAGTCGCCACGCTGACAGCGATTTCGCTTCCGGACGCCGAGCCGGACGCTGTCGCGCAGCGGCAGGCCAGCGTGGAGGGGCGCCGGCTGACCGCGCTGCGGCGGGTGGTGGACGACCCGGCCGCTGACCCGGAGGACGACCCGAACCCGGTCGGCTACCTCGCCACCTCGACCGGCCGGGAACGCGCGTTGAACATCGCAGCCGCGTTAGGGCTGGTCGCCAGCGTGCGCCGCGACTGGTGGGAGATCACCGACCCGACGGGAACCGCCTCCGACTTCGACTTCCCGCAGGGCCGCAAGACAGAGCGGCAGGCTGCGCTGGCCCTGCTGTCGCACCTGCCGCACCACGGCGCGTCTGAGGTAACCGCCGATGAGATCACGACGTCGTTCGAAGAAATCCGCCGGGACATGCCACGGTGGGCAGCCGGCTATGCCGAACGGCTGCCCGTCCTGGCCCGGGCCGCTGCCGCGGAACTGGTCACCGCCGGCCTGCTTCAGGTCACCAGCGACGACGACCGGTGGCAGATCACACCGGGCGTGCACCTGTGGCGCGTGCGGGCACGCCATGGCCAGCCCGCTCGTCCGGGCCGGCACCGCACGGAAGCTGACTCGCACACGAGGGAGGGGCCGGCGTGAGCCTCATCGCGCACCCGGGCCGACGGCCAACGGGAAGCCACGACACCGCCGGCCCGGTGTCGGATTGGAACGACGGACCGGTCGCTGCCGACAGGTGGCAGCCAACCCGGGCTGGTGCGGTGAACTCATGGGCGTGGACCGACGAGACGCTCATCTTCGCCGACGGCTGGCTGGCACTGGCCGGGCCGAACGGATCCGGTAAGTCCTTGACCGCCTCGATGCTGGTCACCGTCCTGCTCGACGGCGAGGTGTCGCAGAAGGCGCTGTCGGTGTCTGGTGAGGCCGTCGGCACGCTGATCGACCGGCACACCGACCGCAACGCGAAGGAGGACCGCACCGGAGCGTGGTGGCTGGAGTACGGCTACCGCGATTGCGGCACCGGCGAGGTTCGCTACCTGACGACCGGATTGTGGCTGCGCTCGCAGAGCAGCGGCTTGCAGAAGGCGTTCTTCATCATGCCGGGCCGCGTCGGCACCGACCTGGTCCTCGCCCAGCAGCGGGAGCCGGTATCGATCGAAGGGCTCGCCGAACAGGTCGCCGCCGTGGACGGCCGACTGTTCACCTCCCACGACCGCCTCACCTCCAAGGTCCGGGACTATGTGAACCCTGCCGAGGAGAACCAGTACCGCGACGCGATCCGTACGACGTTGTTCGCGCCGTTGGACTCGGTGCAGTTCGACGCTCTGGTCGGAGTGTTGCGTAGCCTGCGCAGCGTCCGCACCGCCGAGGCGATCTCTCCGAACCAGATGCGCGCGGTGCTGACCGAGGCGCTTCCGGCCCTGGATCCTCGCGCGTTGCAGTTCATCGCCGACACCATGGAACGCATCGCCGACCTCGAGGCACAACTGAAGCAAGCCCGTGCCGAGATTCGGCAGCTGGAACAATCGGAGCAGCAGTACCAGCGCTACATCGACGCGGTCATCGCGGAGGAGGCCGCCCGCCTGGCGAATGCCCAGACGGTCTTCGACGACCATGCCCGTGAAGCGCGCGCCGCCGAGCAGCAGTTGGCGGACGCGCAGGCACAGGCTGCGCGGGTGCAGGCCCGGCGCGAGGAACTGCGTGGCGAAATCGCTGGTGTCCGCGGCCGGCTACAGGCCGCCGAGGATGCGCTGCGTGACCATGCCGGCGCTGAGCTTCCGCATCTCGAAGAACGCCTCAGTGATCTACGCAAGCAGCAGTCCGAGCTGGAGGCAGCCGGCCTGGAGTTGCAGGACGAGTCGCAGCGCGCCGCGCAGCAGGCAGCGGAGTCGGCAGATCAGGCCCGCAACAGTCAGCGGCATATGACCGGGATCGGCTCGCGGCTACGCGCAACAGCCGCCAACGTCGGGGCGCACGCATTCGTCGATCGTCTCGCCGAGGTCACCGAACAGGTCACGGCCGCCAACAGCCTCAACCAGGACCCACCCAAGGCTGACCTCGCCCAGATCGCCGAAACACCACGCGGCTGGATCGAGACGCGCACAACAACCCTCAACGGCATCGAGACGGCGCTGCACGAGCACGACATGGCACAGATCGAACAACGAACCGAGGCAGGGCATCTCCGCACCGCGGAGGAGACCCAGGACCGTGCCGCCGACCGTGCCGGCGATGCCAGCGCCGAACGCCGTACCGTGGAGCAGGACCTACTCGACGAGTTGAGCCGATGGGACAGCCGCCGAGCCCAGCTTCCGTCCGTTCCGGCGGACCTGACGACTGATGCCGAGGACCGGATCGACCCCGACCGGTTGGTCGCCTGGCTGCATGGGGCCGGAACCGCCACCCGGGAACGGATCGCCCTGGGAGCCCGCGAACAGGACGTCGTGCACGGCACCCGCGTCGTGCAGGCTGCCGAAGGTGCAGCACACCGGGCCGCGCAAGCTCGAAAGAGCGCCGAACAATTCGCGGATCAGGCGCAACGTCACCTGGAGAACGCGCAGGCGCAAGCCGAAATCGACCGTACGGCCGTCGACGAACAAGCCCGGCAGGCCCGAGCCGACCATGACGCCGCCGTGGACGCTGCCCACGCCATCACCGCCACAGCTGAACAAGCTCTGGTGGACGGCCGCGTGGACGCCATCCAGGCAGCAACCGAGTGGGGCCGCCAGGTGGCTGGGTGGCGCGCCAGGCTCGTCCACCTCGACGGAAGTACGGTGAACCTGCCCGACGATCCGGTTGCCATCGATCTGCGGCAGCCGTTCCTCGATCTGGAACGGGCCCACTCGGCGGCCGTCAGCGGTCTGCAACGCGCGATCGCCGGGACGGGGCGTGCGGTCG
The nucleotide sequence above comes from Plantactinospora soyae. Encoded proteins:
- a CDS encoding recombinase zinc beta ribbon domain-containing protein translates to MRQTSSSRSRSTPSPAPTTVGLAATCSWGLIRCRLCGRMMDSHWVNNHASYRCRHGNRSSTPTGPGRPRNVYIHEARAIARIAV
- a CDS encoding DUF2397 family protein — its product is MSTLADIGAQMRDVGFRDQVTEFELRTVLDYLTSAHLVEPFRDYAALNAGLDAVVRRQEAWALTKIGRAVVAAVRTAVVDSRRALQLPSRLLDSVERTVRDLIEHLSSDAGLLPTDLDDVRTRLDEMQRVTADFYAALAQMVQSDVTDDLLFGENRDRVIEALRQFPREYGRALRRVEAALTDLESAGHRPLVETAAMHAGLLDARDQQDWIDERLRRLSDLAAWFAPLGSVQRLISSAAGAVHTLLVAIDRRYTALRRGSDLAADFRELAYSLYAQPDDDAARQVYAAAFGQWPAVHAVVGTTEEDVAHATLAAGGISRHQVDVILREHERVGRSSGRPRKVPDAGAARASALEKAAATAENRRRFTALLATDGEVPLSHFAGLETPALVILLGAIEVARNAIDAATGYGEVHAEGASVVVRVRSGRPDTHLPVRFAEGTLVAPEILITVTPTEAGQVPQVVITEGAA
- a CDS encoding DUF2398 family protein: MTQRLLDPDLADAARHLTLNCRISSAEDPVRYRAVLRGRREITDFFRTELGWTLHIHDVGGVVRLHKRRDDVPGDRGPRLQRRSGRGELAPAQVLVLTALVCEQLWRRPRISLRELLQSVAQVCAAEAGTGRLPAFRIVATDGVSKREAQAARENIVDAIKLLQADGEISVDADLDRAVTDENAEVFITADRDSLANKFASLSPTLLSLSSRSPDQQVATLTAISLPDAEPDAVAQRQASVEGRRLTALRRVVDDPAADPEDDPNPVGYLATSTGRERALNIAAALGLVASVRRDWWEITDPTGTASDFDFPQGRKTERQAALALLSHLPHHGASEVTADEITTSFEEIRRDMPRWAAGYAERLPVLARAAAAELVTAGLLQVTSDDDRWQITPGVHLWRVRARHGQPARPGRHRTEADSHTREGPA